The genome window CTATAATTCTCATAAGCTTTCACATTACCTCATTATCAGCAAGACCGAATAACGCAAATGCTGCATTGTGTTGCACGCGATCATCTTTAGAATCAAGAAGTTTCAACAATGGAGGTATGCCGCCGCCATGTGCAATACCGGCCTGGTTGTATATATCCAAGTGAGTGAAAAACTATTCAGCCACATAATGCTCAAGCAATCTAAATAAGTTACTTTTGATTAAGAGTAAAAttctgttttcgtccctgaggtttgtcaattttaactagtttagtccaaaaatctaatttataacaaatCCAGCCCTGAAGTTTGCATTTCTTAACGCTTTTCATCCCTAAGGGTGCTTTTTTGTTTAATTCTTAGGGATGAAAAGCGTTAagaaatgaaaaccttagggatggTTTTGTTAGAAATTAGATTGTTGGACTAAACTAGTTAAAAtggacaaacctcagggatgaaaacAGAAATTTACTCTTTGATTAATCTTATAAGTCATAAACATGGATTCTTATAAAGATGTTGCTAATTTATGTTTTGCAATAATGCGTTTTTGGTAATGGGAATGCCTTGAAGACATGTGACTAGAAGTAGAAACAATGATCATAAAACTTTTCTGTAAATaatccaaacaaaaaaaaaaaaaaaactagagtaAGGTTATTGTACAAATGAGTCTTAACATGAGAAGTGAAGGGgggatttatttttatttttttcccatCTTGTCAAGCATGTATTTTAGTCCCAGAATCTAAAATAGAAAAAAACAATCGTGTATTTACACTAGTAgatattttttctttttacatTTTGCAACTAAACATCATGCTTAGGcagattaatttttttttcacttCTCATGTTAAGACTCATTTGTAACAAAAAAACTAAATCCATAAAAAGATATGTCGCTTAGGGAAGGTTATCATTTACTATCAAAAAACTAAATTCAACAACTATGGTATTTAAACATGCGTGTTTAAATAAACATGTTACTACCTGCGCCAATCTTCCTAAGGCGAAAGTTGACATCTCCCTTACTTGAGCATCGGGTGACTGCAACATGTCGATTAGTGGCCCAACCGCACCTTTTTGAACTATGTCAATCTGCAAAAAAAATAATTGTTAAGAGTTGGTAATAGACATTTTAGGACCATGATTAGAAACGAACATAATAAATGAACTAACGTTTCTATCAACCTTGCAGTCTGTATCACCATTGGCAAACTGTCCAAGCAATAAAGCCGCTTCACGTTGGCTCTCTAAACAACTTGAGCTAAGCAATTCAATTACGGGTTGTAACGCTCCAGCACGAAGAACTTCCTTCTTTATGTTGGGGGACGAGTGGACAAGATTCCCGATTACACCAACCTGAGACGTCATTCAGAAAACATTTTTATCTACAAGCAATCTTATAAGTAAAGATAAGTGCGAGATTTAATCAGTCGAGAAATAAAATAACTTACTGCTTCATAGTGTATTGCTACATCTTCAGACTGAAGCATTAGAATAAGAGTAGGCAAAGCATTGCAGTCCACTATCTGTAGATTGAGACAGaacttcaatataaaaaaaaactaggggtgcaaacgagccaagcGGCTCAAGATTGACTCAAGAAAAAGCTTGAAAAGAGATGAGCCTTATCGAGCCTGAgtcgagcttgagcctaaaataaagctcgtttatttATCAAGCCCAAGCTCAAGCTTGGGTTATGAAGCTTGTCAGGATTGTCGAGCCTTATCAGTGTAATATTCGTTTTTATTGATATTTAATAACAAtaaccagtggcggacccataaattatttgttgggggtgcggataaggtgttcaaccatattttcaaggggtgcggtcggattttttgcctaaaatatacactaaaatttctttttcaaggggtgcggccgcccaccctgaccaaagggtaggtccgcccctgacaataacccttaTTTTAAGTTGTCtagcaaacgagccgagccgagcttatttaaacctGTTTACAAGCCGAacccgaacctaaaaataagcttgtcTAGTAAACGAGCCTGAGaccgagctttacttatcgagctcaCGCAGGGCCGTTCTTACGTTTTTGGAGACCCTAAGCGAACTATGAAGTGGGGGCCCTAATTTCGCCGATAAACTCTACTCCAATCCCTACGCCATGGGTGATTACCCTTACTTTTTCGTCTAGTGATAGCCAATAGCCTAGAAACTGAAAGCAGGTTGCGATGGAAAGTGGGAATGATGATTGCGGCTGTATTTAGGGGCTTTAGGCCGCTAAATATTAATGATTAGGTCGATGGTTGTCGTGTTGTAATAGTTGGAAATCAAGGCGAAATGGGTTTTGAAACTTGGCctttttttgttaaataatatgTATTTGGGGTTCCTTCAATGAAAAACCagtttaattttaaaataaacgtatttatttgggactaaaacatatattatatattataactTTCTTAAAACTTGGAGCCCTTATTTTTTGGTGGCCCTAGGCCCGTGCCTAGGTTACCAAGCCTATAGAGCCGGCCCTGAGCTCACGAGTCTAAACGAGCCTATTATTTATGTtatttttgtttaatatattaataattaataaatagaTAATAATCCAGCCAAGCCCCGAGCTTGAGAAACTACCACCGAGCCGAGCTCGGGCTTGGCTCGTTTGCACAAAATCTCATTGATCCCGAAAACACATTCTATCAATCTAGAAAGTTAGTTACCAACCAGAGTTTTGTTTTCTTCATTTTTGAAGGCTAAAGTACGCAGCGCCCCTGCAGCCGCTCTCTGCACCTTAGCATCAGCGAACTCGAGCAATTCAACAAGAGGTGGGATACCACCTTCAACCCTGAAAATGAAAATGTGACGTCGATCAGACAAACTGTAATACACAAGTAGTGACAGTAGATGGTAGAATTAAAGCGACCTATGCTATTCTCATGAGCAAGGTTTGTGATTGCATCTGCAGCTCTTCTTATGACTGCTCGAGATTTCTCGCCATCCTTGTGTCTCTTAAGCAGGGTAATAAGATGAGGTAGAGCTTCGGCATCAACAATGAGTTGTTGATGTTCAAgctgtaaattaaaaaaaaaaacactcttaGGTAGCGTTTGTTTGATAGAATGAAATGAGATGGAATTGGAAAGCTTTtatttgtaaaattgatcttggtatggggagggaggaatttgaaatccaataaatttctttaatcaatgaaatttgtgactatttcaacattccattccttcattaggtagtgtttggtatgcaggaacgAGAGgcggaatggaatggatgattacgagggaatgaagaaaatggtgtttggttggtcaatggaatggaatcacccattccaaaaggcattccattccctcaaaatcattccttccacccccatgttttttttttcattccatcccctcttgcatcatttatcaacaacaccacaacccacaacctttgccacaacccaccaccaccacccatcaccgacgccatcgccgccacccgccatcccgacagccaccgccgccgccgcccgCCCACCCGCCACCGTTACCACCCACCGCCACGACCCACCGCCacgaccaaccgccaacgccactcaccgccgccacccaccaccatcgtcgatgccaccaccgccaccaccaaccgcccccgccgccacccaccgccacctccgccgccacccaccaccaacggccgCCGTCGCCGCCGCCATCACTCGCCGTCCCCGCCGCatcgccactcgccgccacccaccaccgccacctataaccacccacaatcactaccaccgcccaccaccaccactactcaccgcTAATTTTATTCATTCGTTTTTCTTGCCACCAAATCATACACagtaataattcattccattcacacatggtggtaggtggtaaccaaacaagacatggaattgtaatgatccattgcattccctcgtgcattccattacctcgtctaTTCCATTCCTTCGTCTATTCCATTTACCACATACCAAACGgatagagtgaaggatttctaaggaatgttgaaatagttacaaatttcattagagtgaaggatttcaaattcctccctcccccaaccaagatcaattttacaaagaaaaacttcctaattccattccatgaaacgaacgctaccttatagatttgctaaaaaaactaaaacgatagcaatactgtaatttgaactgagggcaaagttgtatttgttgagttgggtaaaatcgtaatttgccaaaagttaacgtgatggcaatactataaatttgaaccaaatacaaaatcgtaatataactttgcactaaggacaaaatcgtaattttaagctggtgacaaaactatatttttaatttcaattggggcaaaatcgtaattttgaatttgGGGGTAAAAGCATTCCTTATTTTGAACCGGGCAAAAACATAGTTTGAAACTGAAGGCGAAATCATAGATTTTGAAACGGGGTAAAAATGCAAAATCGTCATTTTTAGTTCGGGGCAAAAGCAAAAAAATTATTTTGAACTGGGACCAAAATTTTAATTGTAACCTggggataaaatcataattttgcaccgagggcaaaatcgtaattttgagcgagggaaaaaacataattttattttgaagtgagggcaaaaacgtaattttattttaaattaaagacgaaaccctaattttaaaacgaatataaaataataaaacggCTGGTCTAATAGGGAAGTGCCACGCAGCTGCGTGTCACTATTCCCCTAACTTCTTTTTGTATATGTAGCGGCACTATTCCCCTAACTTCTTTTTGTATATCTATGAAATACTTAACGTCTAGTAAGTCGTCTACTGTTTTCTCAGCTTGGTACGCCAAAGGCCGGTCCCAACACGATAATTACAATTAGACAAAACAAACAtcataattaaaacaaaacttgGTGGCCAACTATGTTATTAACTTTGATGAATAACTGAATAATGAGTACCTTTAGAGCAAGAAGTCCAAGAGTAAAAGCACTTCCCTTCTCTACTTCATGCTCATACGGCCTTGGTTCTGAAAGTTCTTTCCACTCTGGAGCTTGAAGATGTTGAACAAGCGCTGAAACGCCACCGGATTCAACAATTAAGTTCACAATATCCTCTGCAATTGATTATGACAAAGATGACAAAAAACCGCAAACGTTAGGGACCTAGgggagaaaaaaaaaaactatttggactacaGTGGCATTTTGGGCCAAACCtaagggactaaaatgacaatttactcgaaaaaaatgaaagaaagtaAGTGTAGATTCATACGGTTCTTAGCGAGCTCCGAGAGGATATGAATGGAATGTTTGACAATCGCGCGATCTGCTTCAAGCGATGAAACAGTGGAGTCTAGGATTTGAACCTGAGCGCGAACATGAGATGCTAGATCTTGTTGAGTGGTTTCATCGGACGATGTGACGATGAATTCATCATCTAGCTTCCTCTTAGAGCTTCTGGAGTTTGTAGTTTGTTCATGGCATTTTTGGTTATCCATGAGATGAGATGAGAGACAGATGAGAGTGGACTTTGCATAGTTGAAATGATCAAAGTCTATGTTAATGCATGTTTGACTTTACATAAATTCTATGCATATAATATAAATATCTTGGaaccacttttttttttttattatttcttatgTTACCCATTCTttcattttaaaataaaaaataaatgaatcttcattactaactatttaatattttctaGTAAAGTCATAAACAGTTTCACAAGGATTATTTTTCAAAACGTCAATACCAATATGTGTGTTATGTAAACACCAGTCCATAAGTCCATAAGCCGAGGCGTTGCGTTGCGTTG of Helianthus annuus cultivar XRQ/B chromosome 1, HanXRQr2.0-SUNRISE, whole genome shotgun sequence contains these proteins:
- the LOC110943819 gene encoding ARM REPEAT PROTEIN INTERACTING WITH ABF2 isoform X3, which produces MDNQKCHEQTTNSRSSKRKLDDEFIVTSSDETTQQDLASHVRAQVQILDSTVSSLEADRAIVKHSIHILSELAKNQDIVNLIVESGGVSALVQHLQAPEWKELSEPRPYEHEVEKGSAFTLGLLALKLEHQQLIVDAEALPHLITLLKRHKDGEKSRAVIRRAADAITNLAHENSSLSDRRHIFIFRVEGGIPPLVELLEFADAKVQRAAAGALRTLAFKNEENKTLIVDCNALPTLILMLQSEDVAIHYEAVGVIGNLVHSSPNIKKEVLRAGALQPVIELLSSSCLESQREAALLLGQFANGDTDCKIDIVQKGAVGPLIDMLQSPDAQVREMSTFALGRLAQAGIAHGGGIPPLLKLLDSKDDRVQHNAAFALFGLADNEYNVADFIRVGGVQKLQDGEFIFQPTRDCVAKTLKRLEEKVNERICKRSKM
- the LOC110943819 gene encoding ARM REPEAT PROTEIN INTERACTING WITH ABF2 isoform X1 — its product is MDNQKCHEQTTNSRSSKRKLDDEFIVTSSDETTQQDLASHVRAQVQILDSTVSSLEADRAIVKHSIHILSELAKNQDIVNLIVESGGVSALVQHLQAPEWKELSEPRPYEHEVEKGSAFTLGLLALKIVDCNALPTLILMLQSEDVAIHYEAVGVIGNLVHSSPNIKKEVLRAGALQPVIELLSSSCLESQREAALLLGQFANGDTDCKVDRNIDIVQKGAVGPLIDMLQSPDAQVREMSTFALGRLAQAGIAHGGGIPPLLKLLDSKDDRVQHNAAFALFGLADNEYNVADFIRVGGVQKLQDGEFIFQPTRDCVAKTLKRLEEKVNERICKRSKM
- the LOC110943819 gene encoding ARM REPEAT PROTEIN INTERACTING WITH ABF2 isoform X2; translation: MDNQKCHEQTTNSRSSKRKLDDEFIVTSSDETTQQDLASHVRAQVQILDSTVSSLEADRAIVKHSIHILSELAKNQDIVNLIVESGGVSALVQHLQAPEWKELSEPRPYEHEVEKGSAFTLGLLALKIVDCNALPTLILMLQSEDVAIHYEAVGVIGNLVHSSPNIKKEVLRAGALQPVIELLSSSCLESQREAALLLGQFANGDTDCKIDIVQKGAVGPLIDMLQSPDAQVREMSTFALGRLAQAGIAHGGGIPPLLKLLDSKDDRVQHNAAFALFGLADNEYNVADFIRVGGVQKLQDGEFIFQPTRDCVAKTLKRLEEKVNERICKRSKM